One Gemmatimonadota bacterium DNA window includes the following coding sequences:
- a CDS encoding fumarate reductase/succinate dehydrogenase flavoprotein subunit has translation MAEYQSHEHDVLVIGAGGAGLRAAIEASATGVSVGLVCKSLLGKAHTVMAEGGVAAALANVDDRDGWSVHFADTMRGGQYLSNWRMAELHAREAPDRVRELEAWGALFDRTADGRILQRNFGGHKYPRLAHVGDRTGLEMIRTLQDYGIHQGMEVYMEHAIVALLKDGDRVVGAFGYDRERGRFRVFHAKAVILATGGIGRAFKITSNSWEYTGDGHGLAYDAGAALLDMEFVQFHPTGMVWPPSVRGILVTEGVRGEGGILTNSEGNRFMFDDIPDLYKNSTADNPEEGWIYTQGDKEARRPPELLTRDHVARCIVREIREGRGSPHDGVYLDISWIREKLSNAEEHIKRKLPSMYHQFKQLADIDITKEAMEVGPTTHYVMGGVLVDADTQMSTVPGLFAAGECAAGLHGANRLGGNSLSDLLVFGQRAGKYAAEYAREHGNGAIDDGQVEAAVGETLAPFDREQSGENPFEIQYELQERMQELVGIVRNEGDMQRALEVVEDLRQRAGKVSVVGNREYNPGWHTALDLKFLLIVSEAVARAALERKESRGAHFREDYEDKDEAFGSLNITQHKGADGEMVINRVPVTPLREDLAAIIEENR, from the coding sequence ATGGCGGAATACCAGAGCCACGAACATGACGTGCTGGTGATCGGCGCCGGCGGCGCCGGACTCCGGGCGGCCATTGAAGCCTCGGCCACCGGGGTATCGGTGGGATTGGTTTGCAAGTCCCTGCTGGGCAAGGCCCATACGGTCATGGCCGAAGGGGGCGTGGCCGCGGCGCTGGCCAACGTGGACGACCGGGACGGCTGGAGCGTCCACTTCGCCGATACGATGCGGGGCGGACAGTACCTGAGCAACTGGCGTATGGCCGAGCTGCACGCAAGGGAAGCGCCGGACCGCGTTCGGGAGTTGGAAGCCTGGGGCGCCCTGTTCGACCGGACGGCCGACGGCCGCATCCTGCAGCGCAACTTCGGCGGCCACAAATATCCGCGCCTTGCGCACGTGGGCGACCGCACCGGCCTGGAGATGATCCGCACCCTCCAGGACTACGGGATCCACCAGGGCATGGAAGTGTACATGGAACACGCCATCGTCGCCCTGTTGAAGGACGGCGACCGGGTCGTGGGCGCCTTCGGATACGACCGGGAGCGGGGACGGTTCCGGGTTTTCCACGCGAAAGCGGTCATCCTGGCCACGGGCGGCATCGGCCGAGCCTTCAAGATCACGAGCAACAGCTGGGAATATACGGGGGACGGCCACGGCCTGGCCTACGACGCCGGGGCCGCGCTGCTGGACATGGAGTTCGTGCAGTTTCACCCGACGGGCATGGTCTGGCCGCCGAGCGTGCGGGGCATCCTGGTGACAGAGGGCGTCCGCGGCGAGGGCGGCATCCTGACGAACAGCGAAGGCAACCGTTTCATGTTCGACGACATCCCCGACCTCTACAAGAACTCGACGGCGGACAACCCCGAAGAGGGCTGGATCTATACGCAGGGGGACAAGGAAGCCCGCCGGCCGCCTGAACTGCTGACGCGAGACCACGTAGCCCGCTGCATCGTCCGGGAAATCCGGGAGGGCCGCGGATCGCCCCACGACGGGGTCTACCTCGACATTTCGTGGATCAGGGAGAAGCTTTCCAACGCCGAAGAACATATCAAGCGCAAACTGCCCAGCATGTACCACCAGTTCAAGCAACTCGCCGACATCGACATTACGAAGGAGGCCATGGAAGTCGGGCCGACAACACACTACGTGATGGGCGGCGTGCTCGTGGACGCCGACACGCAGATGTCGACCGTGCCCGGCCTATTCGCCGCCGGAGAATGCGCGGCGGGCCTGCACGGGGCCAACCGGCTGGGCGGCAATTCGCTCTCCGACCTGCTGGTCTTCGGCCAGCGTGCCGGCAAGTACGCCGCGGAGTACGCACGTGAGCACGGCAACGGCGCGATCGACGACGGCCAGGTCGAGGCAGCCGTTGGCGAGACCCTGGCGCCCTTCGACCGCGAGCAAAGCGGCGAGAACCCCTTCGAGATTCAATACGAACTGCAGGAACGGATGCAGGAACTCGTCGGCATCGTGCGCAACGAGGGCGACATGCAACGGGCACTCGAGGTCGTCGAAGATCTGCGTCAGAGGGCCGGTAAAGTCTCCGTAGTCGGCAACCGCGAATACAACCCGGGATGGCACACCGCGCTGGATCTGAAGTTTCTGCTGATCGTCTCGGAGGCGGTGGCGCGGGCCGCGCTGGAAAGGAAGGAAAGCCGCGGCGCGCACTTCCGGGAAGACTACGAAGATAAGGACGAAGCCTTCGGCAGCCTCAACATCACCCAGCATAAAGGCGCCGACGGCGAGATGGTGATCAACCGCGTTCCGGTCACACCGCTCCGGGAGGACCTGGCAGCGATCATCGAGGAGAACAGATAA
- a CDS encoding succinate dehydrogenase/fumarate reductase iron-sulfur subunit has product MATANFRIWRGDGESGGFEDYSTEIDEGMVVLDAVHQIQAESAPDLAVRWNCKAGKCGSCSAEVNGHPKLMCMTRMSDLPEDETITIEPMKAFPTIRDLVTDVSWNFEAKMKIKPFRPRKPDAEDGTWRMDQDDIERVQEFRKCIECFLCQDVCHVLREHDLHEEFIGPRLMVHNAALEMHPLDTEDRLGDLKEDQGIGYCNITKCCTHVCPEEITITDNAIIPLKERVVGEFYDPLNRLLRIFKSKDSDEPA; this is encoded by the coding sequence ATGGCGACGGCCAACTTCCGAATCTGGCGGGGCGATGGCGAGAGCGGCGGGTTCGAAGACTATTCCACCGAGATCGACGAGGGCATGGTCGTACTGGACGCGGTGCACCAGATCCAGGCGGAGTCGGCCCCCGACCTGGCGGTCCGCTGGAACTGCAAGGCCGGCAAGTGCGGCTCCTGTTCCGCCGAGGTCAACGGCCATCCCAAGCTGATGTGCATGACGCGCATGAGCGACCTGCCCGAGGACGAAACCATCACCATCGAGCCGATGAAGGCCTTCCCGACCATCCGCGACCTGGTGACGGACGTATCCTGGAACTTCGAGGCCAAGATGAAGATCAAGCCCTTCAGGCCTCGCAAGCCCGACGCCGAGGACGGCACCTGGCGCATGGACCAGGACGACATCGAGCGGGTGCAGGAGTTCCGCAAGTGCATCGAGTGCTTTCTCTGCCAGGACGTCTGCCACGTGTTGCGGGAACACGACCTGCACGAGGAGTTCATCGGGCCTCGCCTCATGGTGCACAACGCCGCCCTGGAGATGCATCCCCTCGACACCGAGGACCGGCTCGGCGACCTCAAGGAAGACCAGGGCATCGGCTACTGCAACATCACCAAGTGCTGCACCCACGTCTGCCCCGAAGAAATCACCATCACGGACAACGCCATCATTCCCCTGAAGGAACGGGTCGTCGGCGAATTCTACGATCCGCTCAACCGGCTGCTGCGCATCTTCAAGTCGAAGGACAGCGACGAGCCGGCCTAG
- a CDS encoding pyridoxine 5'-phosphate synthase has translation MVKLSVCVDQVAALRNIVKRGEPDPMTAVMMSQVSGADAVTISWAADDSLYLGGEYDIIRQLVHTHLNLIAPPDLDVLRSILTISPDMVTLVPEGYGHTGLNNDWSDSSWPEGDSLERPVERMLKALQEEGILTSILITPTASHVRQCAEFKADYVHLDASRFVQAADPEEKGRMFQEIAGTARTAARLNMGVSLGRGVDYRTAADLAGIAEVEEMVVGYAVAVRAMTIGFEQAVRDLVGIIRHAPRSQADW, from the coding sequence ATGGTAAAACTGAGTGTATGCGTAGACCAGGTCGCCGCCCTGCGGAATATCGTGAAACGGGGGGAACCCGATCCCATGACCGCGGTCATGATGTCCCAGGTGAGCGGAGCGGACGCCGTAACGATTTCGTGGGCTGCCGACGATTCGCTCTACCTGGGCGGGGAATATGACATCATCCGGCAGCTCGTGCACACGCACCTTAACCTGATCGCGCCGCCGGACCTGGATGTCCTGCGTAGTATCTTGACGATTTCGCCCGATATGGTTACTCTTGTTCCCGAGGGCTACGGGCACACCGGCCTGAACAACGACTGGTCCGATTCGTCATGGCCCGAAGGTGATTCCCTGGAACGGCCGGTGGAACGCATGCTGAAGGCCCTGCAGGAAGAAGGGATCCTGACGAGCATATTGATCACGCCCACCGCTTCGCACGTCCGGCAATGCGCCGAATTCAAGGCAGACTACGTCCACCTTGACGCAAGCCGGTTCGTACAGGCCGCCGACCCCGAAGAGAAGGGCCGGATGTTCCAGGAAATCGCCGGAACGGCCAGGACCGCGGCCCGGTTGAACATGGGCGTTTCCCTGGGACGGGGCGTCGATTACCGGACGGCGGCGGATCTGGCGGGTATCGCAGAGGTGGAGGAAATGGTGGTGGGCTACGCCGTGGCCGTGCGGGCGATGACCATCGGGTTCGAGCAAGCCGTCCGCGACCTGGTCGGCATCATCCGCCACGCTCCGAGGTCCCAGGCAGACTGGTAA
- a CDS encoding cyclase family protein, giving the protein MIYARFTLVMVLTILYVLPAAAQTREEGPWWPHPIWGKDDQSGGSNWITPEKVLKALTLVKTGQIYEIGQVYSADMPLFGQRTYSLVLPGSPTGEPMGTNNLIYYDEFLVAEIGQVGTQFDGPGHIGERMTMADGTEKDVFYNGYTNEEIKGPYGLVKLGVEHVGPFITRGILVDVAAYKGVESLDHGYEVTVEDVEGALERQGIAMDSLEPGDAYFFRYGWARHWNDPGTYNASPPGIGMAVARWVVEKQASMIGSDQWTTEVVPNPDIGKAFPVHQELITRNGVWNLENMNFDELSGDGVYEFLFIHTPIRFKGATGSPARPIAIR; this is encoded by the coding sequence ATGATATACGCCAGGTTTACCCTCGTTATGGTGCTTACCATTCTTTACGTTCTTCCGGCTGCCGCCCAGACGCGGGAAGAAGGCCCGTGGTGGCCTCATCCCATCTGGGGCAAGGACGACCAGTCGGGCGGTTCCAACTGGATCACGCCGGAGAAGGTGCTGAAGGCCCTGACCCTGGTCAAGACGGGACAGATCTACGAAATCGGCCAGGTTTACAGCGCCGACATGCCCCTCTTCGGCCAGCGAACTTATTCCCTGGTGCTGCCCGGTTCTCCCACGGGCGAGCCCATGGGGACGAACAACCTGATCTATTACGACGAGTTCCTGGTGGCCGAAATCGGTCAGGTCGGCACGCAGTTCGACGGACCGGGCCATATCGGTGAGCGGATGACCATGGCGGACGGAACGGAGAAGGACGTTTTCTACAACGGATACACCAATGAGGAAATCAAGGGACCTTACGGCCTCGTGAAGCTGGGCGTCGAGCACGTGGGACCCTTCATCACCCGCGGCATCCTGGTCGATGTGGCCGCCTACAAGGGCGTGGAATCCCTCGATCACGGCTACGAGGTCACCGTGGAGGACGTGGAAGGCGCGCTGGAGCGTCAGGGTATCGCGATGGACAGTCTCGAGCCGGGCGACGCCTACTTCTTCCGATACGGATGGGCCCGCCACTGGAACGACCCCGGAACGTACAACGCCAGTCCGCCGGGCATTGGAATGGCCGTCGCCCGCTGGGTGGTGGAAAAGCAGGCTTCCATGATCGGTTCGGACCAGTGGACCACCGAAGTCGTGCCCAATCCGGATATCGGCAAGGCCTTTCCCGTGCACCAGGAACTCATCACCCGGAACGGCGTCTGGAACCTCGAGAACATGAACTTTGACGAACTTTCAGGGGACGGTGTCTACGAGTTCCTCTTCATTCACACGCCCATACGCTTCAAGGGGGCGACGGGATCGCCGGCCCGACCGATCGCGATCCGGTAA
- the rsmA gene encoding ribosomal RNA small subunit methyltransferase A, producing MRTVLDPPEDLLASLRRSDFRPSRSRGQHFLNDTSIARRIIESAGVTKDTAVLEIGPGAGALTRHLVTQAGGVTAVEIDSRLAEVLQEAYGRYDHLTIVNGDVLDLNLPDLMGKYGEPGFVLVANLPYGITGPVLNRLIAHRGKIRCAVIMVQHEVGGRLTAQPGTKAYGAITAIMAYHYAVESLFRVGGDRFVPRPAVDSVVLRLTPHERPPVTVGDAGLLNDVIKASFQHRRKMLHHAMNRLVPGSAGYLSDHTGIDLKRRGETLDLNEFAVLADALRAFRDHHQDDC from the coding sequence TTGAGAACGGTACTCGATCCTCCTGAAGACCTGCTGGCCAGCCTGCGCCGATCGGATTTTCGCCCATCCAGGTCGAGGGGTCAGCACTTTCTGAACGATACGTCCATCGCCCGCCGCATCATCGAATCGGCGGGGGTAACGAAGGATACGGCCGTACTTGAAATAGGTCCGGGGGCCGGCGCGTTGACACGCCACCTCGTCACCCAGGCCGGCGGCGTGACCGCCGTGGAAATCGATTCCAGGCTGGCGGAAGTCCTCCAGGAAGCCTACGGCCGATACGACCACCTGACCATCGTGAACGGGGACGTGCTCGATCTGAACCTGCCCGATCTGATGGGGAAGTATGGCGAGCCCGGGTTCGTGCTCGTGGCCAATCTGCCCTACGGGATTACGGGTCCCGTCCTCAACCGGCTGATCGCCCATCGCGGAAAGATCAGGTGCGCGGTCATCATGGTTCAGCACGAAGTGGGCGGACGCCTGACGGCACAGCCGGGTACGAAGGCCTACGGCGCGATCACCGCCATCATGGCGTACCACTACGCCGTGGAATCGCTGTTTCGGGTGGGCGGCGACCGGTTCGTTCCCCGTCCGGCCGTGGATTCGGTCGTACTCCGGTTGACGCCCCATGAACGGCCGCCCGTTACGGTCGGGGACGCCGGCTTGCTGAACGACGTGATCAAGGCGTCCTTTCAACATCGGCGCAAGATGCTCCACCACGCGATGAATCGCCTGGTTCCCGGTTCCGCCGGCTATCTTTCGGATCATACCGGCATCGACCTGAAACGCCGCGGTGAAACCCTGGACCTGAACGAGTTCGCGGTGCTTGCCGACGCGCTTCGGGCGTTCCGGGACCACCACCAAGACGACTGCTGA
- a CDS encoding type I restriction enzyme HsdR N-terminal domain-containing protein → MYPVTRVRSPCTSISWNPYATGPSPSAIFGTSYIPSGSWTGSKRDSAPTSRQTAYIMERLNFPEYGFEIDSDEAGRRIIFDPIRRRFVRLTPEEWVRQHLVRYLVEDRGFPAGFAAVEKGFQYAGTAVRADVIMHDLKGQPVLMGECKAPDVRVTEAVFEQLARYNSVINARFLVATNGKSHFCCEHKTGGGYAFLPELPEFERAGEA, encoded by the coding sequence ATGTACCCCGTTACGAGGGTGCGCTCGCCATGCACGAGCATTTCGTGGAATCCGTACGCAACCGGACCATCCCCGTCAGCGATCTTCGGGACGTCATACATACCATCCGGCTCGTGGACTGGATCGAAACGGGACAGTGCCCCGACTAGCCGCCAGACCGCTTACATCATGGAACGGCTCAATTTCCCGGAATACGGATTCGAAATCGATTCGGATGAAGCGGGCCGCAGGATCATTTTCGACCCGATCCGGCGCAGGTTCGTCCGGCTGACGCCCGAGGAGTGGGTCCGGCAGCACCTGGTGAGGTACCTGGTGGAGGACCGGGGCTTTCCCGCGGGCTTTGCCGCCGTGGAAAAGGGATTTCAGTACGCCGGAACGGCCGTACGCGCCGACGTGATCATGCACGACCTGAAGGGACAGCCGGTGCTCATGGGCGAATGCAAGGCGCCGGACGTCCGGGTGACCGAAGCGGTGTTCGAGCAGCTGGCCCGGTACAATTCGGTCATCAACGCCCGGTTCCTGGTGGCCACCAACGGCAAGTCGCACTTCTGCTGCGAGCATAAGACCGGCGGGGGGTATGCCTTTCTGCCGGAGCTGCCTGAATTCGAGCGTGCCGGAGAAGCCTGA
- a CDS encoding SDR family oxidoreductase, whose product MATFEGKAVIVTGGAKGIGGGIVRAFAGEGAHVLCADIDDAAGAEIGAENDNIRYVHADVTTSEVCRSLVETATDSWGGVDILCNNVGIQPTTSYLPAHELSEEQWDRIIDVNLKSRFLMVKYCVPVMKARGGGVIINTASVQGLQSAKGISAYAASKGGDLSLVRQLALDYAEDNIRVVAVNPGTIETPLLQEAIDSIGGDEDEIRTDMASRHAVNRLGSPEDIANAVLFLASDRASFITGEWVNVDGGLMARGAWA is encoded by the coding sequence ATGGCAACATTCGAAGGTAAAGCGGTGATCGTGACCGGCGGCGCAAAAGGCATCGGAGGAGGCATCGTCCGCGCCTTTGCCGGTGAGGGAGCCCATGTCCTGTGCGCCGACATCGACGATGCCGCCGGCGCGGAGATCGGCGCCGAGAACGACAACATCCGCTACGTCCATGCCGACGTGACCACGAGCGAGGTGTGCCGGTCCCTGGTGGAAACGGCGACGGATTCCTGGGGCGGGGTGGACATCCTCTGCAATAACGTGGGGATCCAGCCCACCACGAGCTACCTGCCCGCCCATGAGCTTTCAGAGGAGCAGTGGGACCGGATCATTGATGTGAACCTCAAAAGCCGGTTCCTGATGGTGAAGTACTGCGTGCCGGTGATGAAAGCGCGGGGCGGCGGCGTAATCATCAACACGGCCAGCGTGCAGGGACTGCAGTCGGCCAAGGGCATCTCGGCCTACGCGGCGAGCAAGGGGGGCGACCTGTCGCTGGTGCGCCAACTGGCCCTGGATTACGCGGAGGACAACATCCGCGTGGTGGCGGTCAACCCGGGCACCATCGAAACACCGCTCCTGCAGGAAGCCATCGATTCAATCGGCGGTGACGAGGACGAAATACGGACGGATATGGCCTCCCGACACGCAGTGAACCGTCTGGGCAGTCCGGAAGATATCGCCAACGCGGTGCTCTTCCTCGCGAGCGACCGGGCTTCCTTCATCACAGGAGAATGGGTGAACGTGGATGGCGGATTGATGGCGCGGGGGGCATGGGCTTAG
- a CDS encoding phytanoyl-CoA dioxygenase family protein, translated as MKLVARETLEQRVEALEQDGYVYFSSALADDEVVELRDAMDRMEARPEEFDRHANPDSHGFLNKSINNVFNRDPVFLSCLDRPEVIDVVEAAHGPDCHVIGMTAWMTGPGRPDQGIHVDWQPLELPEDVMDDPRVHVPVYISTAHFYLDDIYEELGPTQFIPGSHRAGRRPSNGESTWRGVQPRSILCSAGDAVLFRCEVWHRGTANTSDRVRYLLQVHYAQRMITQKFPPYLNRFQFDPDILSRASDRQRRLLGEHEPSNYD; from the coding sequence CTGAAACTGGTCGCGAGGGAGACGCTGGAACAGCGGGTTGAAGCCCTGGAACAGGACGGCTATGTCTATTTTTCAAGTGCGCTTGCAGATGATGAAGTTGTCGAACTGCGCGATGCCATGGACCGGATGGAAGCGCGGCCCGAAGAGTTCGACCGGCACGCGAACCCAGATTCCCACGGTTTTCTCAACAAGTCCATCAACAACGTGTTTAACCGGGACCCTGTGTTTCTGTCCTGTCTGGACCGCCCGGAGGTCATAGACGTGGTCGAAGCCGCCCATGGACCGGACTGTCACGTTATCGGCATGACGGCGTGGATGACAGGCCCGGGCCGGCCGGACCAGGGCATCCACGTGGACTGGCAGCCGCTGGAGCTGCCGGAGGACGTCATGGACGATCCCCGTGTCCATGTGCCGGTGTACATCTCCACGGCCCACTTCTATCTCGACGATATCTACGAGGAACTTGGCCCCACGCAGTTCATTCCCGGCAGCCACCGTGCGGGCCGCCGCCCGTCCAATGGCGAATCCACCTGGCGCGGAGTCCAACCTCGGAGCATCCTCTGCTCGGCCGGTGACGCCGTCCTGTTCCGCTGCGAAGTCTGGCACCGGGGGACGGCGAACACGAGCGACCGGGTGCGCTACCTGCTCCAGGTCCACTACGCACAGCGCATGATCACGCAGAAGTTTCCGCCCTACCTGAACCGATTCCAGTTCGACCCGGATATACTCTCCCGCGCCTCGGACCGCCAGCGCCGGCTGTTGGGTGAGCATGAACCGAGCAATTACGACTAG
- a CDS encoding Gfo/Idh/MocA family oxidoreductase: MLRAGFIGAGGRSQSAHYPAVTRLTDVEMTAVCELDETRLAQVTERYDFPHVYTDHRAMLAEVELDVVYCVMHEKWLFQPAMDCLRAGKHIFIEKPPGKNSAETRQLLDAAVERDVYAMVGYQRRYTTVVREAMRRIRARGPVSHAVTTFNKKMLLDRPEYTTTLWNDVTHVVDLLRYMVGSEPVEVTRYRDKFDSVDWNHYTALVRFASGATGVVFGNRASGGRVLSAELHGVGIGCYMKLPEEIDIREDDRQTVLQGWEINGDDPEDVPRYEGALAMHEHFVESVRNRTIPVSDLRDVIHTIRLVDWIETGQCPD; encoded by the coding sequence ATGCTGCGCGCAGGCTTTATCGGCGCCGGGGGCCGTTCCCAGAGCGCGCACTATCCGGCGGTCACCCGGTTGACGGACGTCGAGATGACCGCCGTGTGCGAACTGGACGAGACGCGCCTGGCGCAGGTCACCGAACGCTACGACTTTCCTCATGTCTATACGGACCACCGCGCCATGCTTGCAGAAGTGGAGCTGGACGTGGTCTACTGCGTGATGCACGAGAAGTGGCTGTTCCAACCCGCCATGGACTGCTTGCGCGCAGGCAAGCACATCTTCATCGAGAAACCTCCCGGGAAGAACAGCGCTGAAACGCGGCAGCTGCTGGACGCCGCCGTGGAGCGGGACGTGTACGCCATGGTGGGCTATCAACGACGGTACACCACGGTGGTCCGCGAGGCCATGCGCCGCATACGCGCGAGGGGACCGGTCTCCCATGCCGTGACGACCTTCAACAAGAAAATGCTGCTCGACAGGCCGGAGTACACGACGACGCTGTGGAACGACGTGACCCACGTGGTGGACCTGCTGCGGTACATGGTGGGCAGCGAACCCGTCGAGGTCACCCGTTACCGTGACAAGTTCGATTCGGTCGACTGGAACCACTACACGGCGCTCGTCCGTTTTGCCAGCGGGGCCACGGGCGTCGTCTTCGGAAACCGGGCCTCCGGCGGCCGTGTGTTGAGTGCGGAACTGCACGGCGTGGGCATCGGCTGCTACATGAAGCTGCCCGAGGAAATCGACATCCGGGAGGACGATCGGCAGACCGTACTGCAGGGCTGGGAGATCAACGGCGACGACCCGGAAGATGTACCCCGTTACGAGGGTGCGCTCGCCATGCACGAGCATTTCGTGGAATCCGTACGCAACCGGACCATCCCCGTCAGCGATCTTCGGGACGTCATACATACCATCCGGCTCGTGGACTGGATCGAAACGGGACAGTGCCCCGACTAG
- a CDS encoding sulfatase-like hydrolase/transferase → MADQPNILLILSDQMVAALTGAYGHPVVRTPNLDRMVESGVRYDAAYTPFPLCAPGRACLMTGRHASEICAWDNGALLAADQPTFAHYLARAGYDTVLSGKMHFIGPDQLHGFRMRLTTDIYSSDFDWVKPEWIHLKETGGEDCERVMANRPSYNAAGYTGDGVRIGVWHNALSYDEETHFRAVEYLRSRKPGGGGEPFLLCASYHHPHEPFWPPESYWARYEGSDIELPGFPADLDERHSMMDRNLNAYHGTGRYDLRDEEGLYRLRRAYYALVSYMDDKVGGLLDTLDETGLAENTVVVFASDHGDMLCERGMVQKRCFYEWSCRVPLIVRYPDGWRAGTTCADPLSLIDLLPTFCDLAGVEDRLPHDGESLVSSSVDETDRVVFAQAHEAVGMPCIMARQGRYKYHYIHGYAPRLFDLEDDPGEWHDLSGDDAHRHVESRLRDRILERFDPDTIADANLSSLYRRRLIRDTMARHGRTWSHDPEFDHRRGALNQYVPPSGQP, encoded by the coding sequence ATGGCCGACCAGCCCAACATCCTCCTTATCCTGTCCGACCAGATGGTCGCCGCTTTGACCGGAGCCTATGGTCATCCCGTCGTACGGACCCCCAACCTGGACCGCATGGTGGAATCCGGCGTGCGTTACGACGCCGCCTACACTCCTTTTCCCCTCTGTGCGCCCGGCCGGGCCTGCCTGATGACGGGAAGGCACGCATCGGAAATCTGCGCATGGGACAACGGCGCATTGCTGGCCGCGGACCAGCCGACCTTTGCCCACTACCTGGCCCGCGCGGGTTACGATACCGTGCTGTCCGGCAAGATGCACTTCATCGGTCCGGACCAGCTGCACGGATTCAGGATGCGGCTGACGACCGACATCTATTCCTCCGATTTCGACTGGGTCAAGCCGGAGTGGATCCACCTGAAGGAGACCGGGGGCGAGGACTGCGAGCGCGTGATGGCCAACCGTCCGTCCTACAACGCGGCGGGTTACACGGGCGACGGCGTGCGCATAGGCGTCTGGCACAACGCCCTCAGCTACGACGAGGAAACGCATTTCCGCGCGGTCGAGTACCTGCGGTCCAGGAAGCCGGGCGGGGGAGGAGAACCGTTCCTGCTATGCGCGTCCTATCACCATCCCCACGAACCATTTTGGCCGCCCGAGTCCTACTGGGCGCGGTACGAAGGTTCGGACATCGAGCTGCCCGGGTTTCCGGCCGACCTGGATGAACGCCATTCCATGATGGACCGGAACCTGAACGCCTATCACGGTACCGGCCGTTACGACCTGCGGGACGAAGAGGGCCTCTACCGGCTTCGCCGCGCCTACTACGCGCTGGTGAGTTACATGGACGACAAGGTCGGCGGCCTGCTGGATACCCTGGACGAGACCGGCCTCGCGGAAAACACGGTGGTGGTATTCGCCAGCGATCACGGCGACATGTTGTGCGAACGCGGCATGGTGCAGAAGCGGTGTTTCTACGAGTGGTCCTGCCGGGTGCCCCTCATCGTTCGCTACCCGGACGGCTGGCGGGCAGGGACGACCTGCGCCGATCCCCTGTCCCTGATCGATCTGCTGCCGACCTTCTGCGACCTCGCGGGCGTCGAGGACCGGCTTCCCCACGACGGTGAAAGCCTGGTCTCGTCCTCCGTGGACGAAACGGACCGCGTGGTTTTTGCCCAGGCCCACGAGGCCGTGGGCATGCCCTGCATCATGGCGCGGCAGGGACGGTACAAGTACCATTACATCCATGGGTACGCGCCACGCCTTTTTGACCTGGAAGACGATCCGGGCGAATGGCATGATCTCTCCGGCGATGACGCGCACCGCCATGTGGAATCCCGGTTACGCGACCGGATCCTCGAACGCTTCGATCCGGATACCATCGCGGATGCCAACCTGTCCAGCCTGTACCGGCGGCGTCTCATCCGGGACACCATGGCGCGTCACGGACGGACGTGGAGCCACGATCCGGAATTCGATCACCGGCGCGGCGCCTTGAACCAGTACGTGCCGCCGTCCGGACAACCGTGA